A single Osmerus mordax isolate fOsmMor3 chromosome 7, fOsmMor3.pri, whole genome shotgun sequence DNA region contains:
- the ndufa4l2a gene encoding NADH dehydrogenase [ubiquinone] 1 alpha subcomplex subunit 4-like 2, with the protein MMIRTAIDHARRHPGLIPQFFFICLGMGGASMYLVRLAKGPHVTWNKTKNPEPWNQLDPTYQYKLVSITTDYNNLKKQGPEF; encoded by the exons ATGATGATTCGCACAGCAATTGATCACGCAAGAAGGCACCCCGGC cTCATCCCTCAGTTCTTCTTCATCTGTTTGGGAATGGGGGGTGCCTCGATGTATCTGGTTCGTCTGGCGAAGGGACCCCACGTCAC ATGGAACAAGACTAAGAACCCTGAGCCCTGGAACCAGCTAGACCCGACCTACCAGTACAAG ttGGTGTCAATCACCACTGACTACAACAACCTAAAGAAGCAGGGGCCAGAGTTCTAG